The following coding sequences lie in one Streptomyces venezuelae genomic window:
- the glpK gene encoding glycerol kinase GlpK, with amino-acid sequence MTDAHTAGPFIAAIDQGTTSSRCIVFDKDGRIVSVDQKEHEQIFPKPGWVEHDAAEIWTNVQEVVAGAVSKAGITRDDIKAIGITNQRETTLLWDKNTGEPVHNAIVWQDTRTDALCKELGRNVGQDRFRRETGLPLASYFAGPKARWLLDHVDGLRERAEAGDILFGTMDSWVIWNLTGGVNGGKHVTDVTNASRTMLMNLHKMEWDARICESIGVPMAMLPEIRSSAEVYGEVTGGQLGDLLGGIPVASALGDQQAALFGQTCFDEGEAKSTYGTGTFMLLNTGDKAINSYSGLLTTVGYQIGDQKPVYALEGSIAVTGSLVQWMRDQMGLINSAAEIETLASSVEDNGGAYFVPAFSGLFAPYWRSDARGVIAGLTRYVTKAHIARAVLEATAWQTREITDAMTKDSGVELAALKVDGGMTSNNLLMQTISDFLDAPVVRPMVAETTCLGAAYAAGLAVGFWSSTDELRANWRRAAEWTPHMDAGTRDREYKSWLKAVERSMGWLDESGEE; translated from the coding sequence GTGACCGACGCACACACCGCAGGCCCCTTCATCGCGGCCATCGACCAGGGCACCACCTCGAGCCGCTGCATCGTCTTCGACAAGGACGGCCGGATCGTCTCCGTCGACCAGAAGGAGCACGAGCAGATCTTCCCGAAGCCGGGATGGGTCGAGCACGACGCCGCCGAGATCTGGACCAACGTCCAGGAGGTCGTCGCCGGAGCCGTCTCCAAGGCCGGCATCACCCGCGACGACATCAAGGCGATCGGCATCACCAACCAGCGTGAGACCACGCTGCTGTGGGACAAGAACACCGGCGAGCCGGTGCACAACGCCATCGTCTGGCAGGACACCCGCACCGACGCGCTCTGCAAGGAGCTCGGGCGCAACGTCGGCCAGGACCGCTTCCGCCGCGAGACCGGCCTGCCGCTCGCCTCGTACTTCGCGGGTCCCAAGGCCCGCTGGCTGCTCGACCACGTCGACGGCCTGCGCGAGCGCGCCGAGGCCGGCGACATCCTCTTCGGCACCATGGACTCCTGGGTCATCTGGAACCTCACGGGCGGTGTGAACGGCGGCAAGCACGTCACCGACGTCACCAACGCCTCCCGCACCATGCTGATGAACCTCCACAAGATGGAGTGGGACGCCAGAATCTGTGAGTCCATCGGCGTGCCGATGGCGATGCTCCCCGAGATCCGCTCCTCCGCCGAGGTCTACGGCGAGGTCACCGGCGGACAGCTCGGCGACCTGCTCGGCGGCATCCCCGTCGCCTCCGCGCTCGGCGACCAGCAGGCGGCCCTGTTCGGCCAGACCTGCTTCGACGAGGGCGAGGCCAAGTCCACGTACGGCACCGGCACGTTCATGCTCCTGAACACCGGTGACAAGGCCATCAACTCCTACTCGGGCCTGCTGACCACGGTCGGCTACCAGATCGGCGACCAGAAGCCGGTCTACGCCCTGGAGGGCTCCATCGCCGTCACCGGTTCGCTGGTGCAGTGGATGCGCGACCAGATGGGCCTGATCAACTCCGCCGCCGAGATCGAGACGCTCGCGTCGTCGGTCGAGGACAACGGCGGCGCCTACTTCGTACCGGCCTTCTCCGGCCTGTTCGCCCCGTACTGGCGCTCCGACGCCCGCGGTGTGATCGCCGGTCTGACCCGGTACGTCACCAAGGCGCACATCGCGCGCGCCGTCCTGGAGGCCACGGCCTGGCAGACCCGTGAGATCACCGACGCCATGACGAAGGACTCCGGCGTCGAGCTCGCGGCACTCAAGGTCGACGGCGGCATGACCTCCAACAACCTGCTGATGCAGACCATCTCGGACTTCCTCGACGCACCCGTGGTGCGCCCGATGGTCGCCGAGACGACCTGCCTCGGTGCCGCCTACGCCGCCGGCCTCGCCGTCGGCTTCTGGTCCTCGACCGACGAGCTGCGCGCCAACTGGCGGCGGGCCGCGGAGTGGACCCCCCACATGGACGCGGGCACCCGCGACCGTGAGTACAAGAGCTGGCTCAAGGCCGTCGAGCGGTCCATGGGTTGGCTCGACGAGAGTGGCGAGGAGTAA